The Glycine max cultivar Williams 82 chromosome 12, Glycine_max_v4.0, whole genome shotgun sequence genome window below encodes:
- the LOC100781896 gene encoding zinc finger protein BALDIBIS — MMSEETFSVPPNSTIRATSLVHHVHVQPPSPNPNSNPAKRRRSLPGTPDPDAEVVALSPKSLMATNRFLCEVCNKGFQRDQNLQLHRRGHNLPWKLKKRTNNDQVRKKVYVCPEKSCVHHDPSRALGDLTGIKKHYSRKHGEKKWKCDKCSKKYAVQSDWKAHSKICGTREYKCDCGTLFSRKDSFITHRAFCDALAEESARVTTIPAALSNLRSDHHHHLTNAQASRIPQIFSGFHSSDQFGGGSSEALLANHHHQQKLRLPLWLDHHQVNNTQVLHHTLDNFSTEPSAFTSGTNSVPHDLVQTMDMFGPQTQFVNYRYPEASFGGGNANLSVLPPHGLKQEQEENKQHLSHSGASSNNLYLSNSIQNPPHHHYMSATTLLQKAVQMGSTRISDNVFGSIVGTTNRNNNNDNNTNLEVQKLNELVSMEAGCNNNLGGGGDGYLLYDSFGVVNGTDKGLEHMVMPVDEETQQESIVGNSLCSNNKNQLGLTRDFLGVGDNNNNLNPIRRPFFQQDLVEFNAMGSASASVMNLQSQYGGHYC, encoded by the exons atgATGTCTGAAGAAACCTTTTCTGTTCCTCCCAACTCCACCATTAGAGCCACCTCCTTGGTTCATCATGTTCATGTTCAACCCCCAAGCCCAAACCCTAATTCAAATCCAGCTAAGAGAAGGAGAAGTCTACCCGGAACACCAG ATCCAGATGCAGAAGTGGTGGCTCTTTCACCTAAGTCCCTAATGGCCACCAACCGTTTCTTATGTGAAGTTTGCAACAAGGGTTTTCAGAGAGACCAGAATTTGCAGCTGCATAGACGTGGACACAACCTTCCATGGAAACTGAAGAAGAGAACGAACAATGATCAAGTAAGGAAGAAGGTGTACGTGTGCCCTGAGAAGAGTTGTGTGCACCATGACCCCTCAAGAGCCTTGGGGGACTTGACAGGGATAAAGAAGCACTATAGCCGAAAGCATGGCGAGAAGAAGTGGAAGTGTGACAAGTGCTCCAAGAAATACGCTGTTCAATCCGATTGGAAGGCCCATAGCAAGATTTGTGGGACTAGAGAGTACAAATGTGACTGTGGCACACTTTTCTCCAG GAAGGACAGCTTCATAACGCATAGAGCTTTTTGTGACGCTTTGGCTGAAGAAAGTGCGAGGGTAACAACAATTCCAGCAGCTTTAAGCAACTTGAGAAGTGATCACCATCATCATTTGACCAATGCTCAAGCTTCGAGAATCCCTCAGATTTTTTCAGGGTTTCACTCATCAGATCAATTCGGTGGTGGCTCATCAGAAGCATTATTGgcgaatcatcatcatcaacaaaaGCTAAGGCTACCACTATGGCTAGATCACCACCAAGTCAATAATACTCAAGTACTTCACCACACTCTTGACAACTTCTCAACCGAACCGAGTGCTTTCACTTCAGGAACAAACTCTGTGCCTCATGATCTAGTACAAACAATGGACATGTTTGGGCCACAGACACAGTTTGTGAATTACCGTTACCCAGAAGCATCATTTGGAGGTGGCAATGCCAACTTGTCTGTGCTACCGCCACATGGACTGAagcaagaacaagaagaaaacaaacaacacTTGTCGCATAGCGGAGCCTCTTCTAATAACTTGTACTTGAGTAATAGTATTCAGAACCCACCTCATCATCACTACATGTCAGCCACCACACTGTTGCAGAAAGCGGTTCAAATGGGTTCTACAAGGATCAGCGACAACGTATTTGGCTCCATCGTGGGTACCACCAACAGAAACAACAACAACGACAACAACACCAACCTTGAGGTTCAGAAGCTGAACGAGTTGGTGAGTATGGAAGCTGGGTGCAACAACAACCTTGGAGGTGGTGGTGATGGGTATTTATTATATGACTCGTTTGGGGTTGTGAATGGCACCGATAAGGGTTTGGAGCACATGGTGATGCCGGTGGATGAAGAGACACAACAAGAATCAATTGTGGGAAACTCACTATGCTCAAATAACAAAAATCAACTTGGTTTAACAAGAGACTTCTTGGGTGTtggagataataataataatcttaacCCTATAAGAAGACCTTTTTTTCAACAAGACCTTGTTGAATTTAATGCAATGGGGTCAGCCTCAGCCTCAGTCATGAACCTGCAGAGCCAGTACGGTGGACACTACTGCTAG